One genomic window of Haloarchaeobius salinus includes the following:
- a CDS encoding HAD family hydrolase, whose amino-acid sequence METGPAAVTLDLDDTLCRYDRSTADLLALAFDRADVEPFFTAAEFVATIPTVTGESPLDLRRKCFRVLAAENGRSVAVADRLAEQYPERDPTAVSFLPGAREALDSLADHHRLALVSNGEPSHQRAKLETLGISGAFETTVFGTPETGVKPDPEPFYRVLDALGVQSERAVHVGNSLASDVVGAQAAGIPAVWLRADGSADDETVPEYVVDDLAELHRRPFPWEQG is encoded by the coding sequence ATGGAGACCGGCCCCGCCGCAGTCACCCTCGACCTGGACGACACACTCTGTCGGTACGACCGCTCGACCGCGGACCTGCTCGCACTCGCCTTCGACCGGGCCGACGTCGAGCCCTTCTTCACCGCCGCCGAGTTCGTGGCGACGATTCCGACCGTCACCGGCGAGAGTCCGCTCGACCTGCGTCGGAAGTGCTTCAGAGTGCTCGCCGCGGAGAACGGGCGGTCGGTCGCCGTCGCGGACCGGCTCGCGGAGCAGTACCCCGAGCGTGACCCGACCGCGGTCTCGTTCCTGCCCGGCGCTCGCGAGGCGCTCGACTCGCTCGCCGACCACCATCGGCTCGCGCTCGTCTCCAACGGCGAGCCGTCCCACCAGCGAGCCAAGCTCGAGACGCTCGGTATCAGCGGTGCGTTCGAGACGACGGTGTTCGGGACGCCCGAGACCGGCGTCAAACCCGACCCGGAACCGTTCTACCGTGTGTTGGACGCACTGGGCGTGCAGTCGGAGCGAGCAGTTCACGTCGGGAACTCGCTCGCCTCCGACGTCGTGGGTGCCCAGGCCGCGGGGATACCCGCGGTGTGGCTCCGTGCGGACGGTTCGGCTGACGACGAGACGGTACCGGAGTACGTCGTCGACGACCTCGCCGAACTGCACAGGCGGCCGTTCCCGTGGGAGCAGGGGTGA
- a CDS encoding dihydrolipoyl dehydrogenase has product MEEFDFLVVGSGSGLDVANVAANRGQSVAVVEKGPLGGTCLNRGCIPSKQLLYHADVMETVERAGEFDIEVSVDGVDFAEIVRKVNEDVAGDADSIRRGLESSPQHELFRGTGRFVDDRTVEIVDGDAEGATLRADTVLLAAGTRPGVPDIDGIETVDYLTSTEALRLETPPEHLVVVGGGYIAAELGHFFGTFGSEVTIVGRRPNLLPEADETVAEAFTERYADRFTLHTGHAATAVSEDGDGRVTVEARPYEYGPGGGVDEAAEPVEVTGDALLVAAGRVPNTDILDVDATGVAVDDAGFVETDEYLRTTAEGVWALGDIVGEYLLKHSANHEARTAARNIFGGELEPVDYTAMPFAVFASPEVAGVGALEQDLRAEGREYATNTYRYENTARGDAMHADGFVKVIVDLDGEILGCHVIGPEAATLVQEVVVAMTAGSGTVADIRNAVHIHPALPEVVQRAFSGQFSQPGHDHGHDHH; this is encoded by the coding sequence ATGGAGGAGTTCGACTTTCTCGTCGTCGGGTCCGGCTCCGGGCTCGACGTGGCGAACGTGGCAGCGAACCGGGGACAGTCGGTCGCCGTCGTCGAGAAGGGGCCGCTCGGCGGCACCTGCCTGAACCGCGGCTGCATCCCCTCGAAGCAGCTGCTGTACCACGCCGACGTGATGGAGACCGTCGAGCGGGCCGGCGAGTTCGACATCGAGGTGTCCGTCGACGGCGTGGACTTCGCGGAGATCGTCCGCAAGGTGAACGAGGACGTCGCCGGGGACGCCGACTCCATCCGGCGCGGGCTGGAGTCCTCGCCACAGCACGAGCTGTTCCGGGGGACCGGGCGGTTCGTCGACGACCGCACGGTCGAGATCGTCGACGGGGACGCCGAGGGCGCGACGCTCCGGGCGGACACCGTGCTGCTCGCGGCGGGGACCCGTCCGGGGGTACCGGACATCGACGGCATCGAGACCGTCGACTACCTGACCAGCACCGAGGCGCTGCGGCTGGAGACGCCCCCCGAGCACCTGGTCGTCGTCGGTGGCGGCTACATCGCCGCGGAGCTCGGGCACTTCTTCGGGACGTTCGGGAGCGAGGTGACCATCGTCGGTCGTCGACCGAACCTGTTGCCCGAGGCCGACGAGACGGTCGCCGAGGCCTTCACCGAGCGCTACGCCGACCGCTTCACCCTCCACACGGGCCACGCGGCGACGGCGGTGTCCGAGGACGGCGACGGGCGGGTGACCGTCGAGGCGCGACCGTACGAGTACGGCCCCGGCGGCGGCGTCGACGAGGCCGCCGAGCCGGTCGAGGTCACCGGCGACGCGCTGCTGGTCGCGGCGGGGCGCGTCCCGAACACCGACATCCTGGACGTCGACGCGACGGGCGTCGCGGTCGACGACGCCGGCTTCGTCGAGACCGACGAGTACCTCAGGACGACCGCGGAGGGCGTCTGGGCGCTCGGCGACATCGTCGGCGAGTACCTGCTGAAACACAGCGCGAACCACGAGGCACGGACCGCGGCACGGAACATCTTCGGCGGCGAGCTCGAGCCGGTCGACTACACCGCGATGCCGTTCGCCGTCTTCGCCTCGCCCGAGGTGGCCGGCGTCGGTGCACTGGAGCAGGACCTCCGCGCCGAGGGCCGGGAGTACGCGACGAACACGTACCGCTACGAGAACACCGCCCGCGGCGACGCGATGCACGCCGACGGGTTCGTGAAGGTCATCGTCGACCTCGACGGCGAGATACTCGGCTGTCACGTCATCGGCCCCGAGGCCGCCACGCTCGTCCAGGAGGTCGTCGTGGCGATGACGGCCGGGAGCGGCACGGTCGCGGACATCCGGAACGCCGTCCACATCCACCCGGCGCTCCCGGAGGTCGTCCAGCGAGCGTTCTCCGGGCAGTTCTCGCAGCCGGGACACGACCACGGGCACGACCACCACTGA